One Hyphomonadaceae bacterium BL14 genomic window, GGCGATCTGGCAGCGAACATCGGCGCACGGTGCGCCGGAGACGCTGCTGCTTTGGTGAGCGATGTCGCCGAGCCTGCGGCGGCGGTTGCAGGCGCGCTGGTGTTTCTCACCCGTGCAATCGCCCAGCCCATTTCGGTGCCAGGGGTCGTGGTGATCGCGCCAGAGGCGGCGGCGGGTGGAACAGACGCGGCTGCAGTGCTGGTCCATGAAGCCCCGCGTGCGGCATTTGCCCGGGCCGCAGCGCTCCTTGTGATCCAGCGGCGCCATGACGGAACGGACCTGATCGCCGCGTCGGCACAGATTGATCCGGCCGCCCGAATTGCGCCGGGTGTGATCATCGGTCCTGATGCCAGTATTGGCGCTCATGCCGAGATCGGGCCCGGTGTGGTGATCGGGCCGGGCGTGGTGATTGGTGCCCATACCCGCATTGGCGCACGCGCCGCCGTGCAATGCGCGCTCATTGGTCAGCGCTGTGAAATCTCTGCGGGCGCTGTTGTGGGCGAGGCCGGATTTGGCCTGGCGTACGAAGCCGGCTCGATCGTGACGCTGCCACACCTGGGCCGCGTCATCATCGAGGATGAAGTGACCATCGGTGCCAATTCCACCATCGACCGGGGCATGCTGCGCGATACCGTGCTGGGCAAGGGCTGCCGGATCGATAATCTTTGCCATATCGGCCACAACGTCACGGTCGGCCACCATGCGGTCATGGCCGCGTTTGCCGGTGTGTCAGGCAGCGTGGATATCGGGCCGGGCGCGCAGTTCGGCGGCCGCGTGGGCATCGCAGATCATCTCACGATCGGTGCCGGCGCGCGTCTGGCGGCGGACGCGGCCGTGATGCGCGATGTGCCTGCGGGCGAGACCTGGGCCGGATCGCCGGCCCAACCGCTCAAGAGCTTTATGCGTGAAACCGCATGGCTGCGCCGCCAGAGCGGGCGCAAGGCCAAGAAGGCTGGATCGGGAGAGGGCGCACCATGAGCGCGCAAGACATGATCACGCCGGACGAGATTTTGCGCCGTCTGCCGCACCGTCACCCGTTTTTGCTGGTGGACCGGGCCGAGCGCTATGTTCCGGGTGAGTCAATTCTGGGGATCAAATGCGTTTCGGCGGCTGATCCGTATTTTCCCGGGCACTTCCCGGGCAATCCCGTGATGCCCGGCGTGCTGATCATCGAGGCCATGGCCCAGACCGGCGCGATATTGATGTCCAAGACGCTGGATGCCGATATCGCCAATACGGTGATCTATTTCATGGGTGTGGATCATGCCCGCTTCCGCAAGCCGGTGCGGCCGGGTGATCTTCTTGAGATGCCGGTGGAAGTGACCGCCAGCCGGCGCGGCGTCTTCAAGTTCAAGGGTGAGGCCCGCGTGAACGGCGTGAAATGCGCCG contains:
- the fabZ gene encoding 3-hydroxyacyl-ACP dehydratase FabZ, with amino-acid sequence MSAQDMITPDEILRRLPHRHPFLLVDRAERYVPGESILGIKCVSAADPYFPGHFPGNPVMPGVLIIEAMAQTGAILMSKTLDADIANTVIYFMGVDHARFRKPVRPGDLLEMPVEVTASRRGVFKFKGEARVNGVKCAEAEFAATSAPREA
- the lpxD gene encoding UDP-3-O-(3-hydroxymyristoyl)glucosamine N-acyltransferase; this encodes MGADPRFFERLGPLTAGDLAANIGARCAGDAAALVSDVAEPAAAVAGALVFLTRAIAQPISVPGVVVIAPEAAAGGTDAAAVLVHEAPRAAFARAAALLVIQRRHDGTDLIAASAQIDPAARIAPGVIIGPDASIGAHAEIGPGVVIGPGVVIGAHTRIGARAAVQCALIGQRCEISAGAVVGEAGFGLAYEAGSIVTLPHLGRVIIEDEVTIGANSTIDRGMLRDTVLGKGCRIDNLCHIGHNVTVGHHAVMAAFAGVSGSVDIGPGAQFGGRVGIADHLTIGAGARLAADAAVMRDVPAGETWAGSPAQPLKSFMRETAWLRRQSGRKAKKAGSGEGAP